One Betta splendens chromosome 8, fBetSpl5.4, whole genome shotgun sequence DNA segment encodes these proteins:
- the LOC114859964 gene encoding LOW QUALITY PROTEIN: protein flightless-1 homolog (The sequence of the model RefSeq protein was modified relative to this genomic sequence to represent the inferred CDS: inserted 1 base in 1 codon; substituted 1 base at 1 genomic stop codon): MAATGVLPFIRGVDLSGNDFKGGNFPEHVKCMSSLRWLKLNRTGLCYLPEELASLQKLEHISVSHNSLSTLYGELRNLPNLRALVARANNLKNSGVPDDIFQLDDLSVLDLSYNQLTEIPRDLENSRNMLVLNLSHNSIDSIPNQLFINLTDLLYLDLSDNKLDSLPPQMRRLVHLQTLILNNNPLMHAQLRQLPAMVALTTLHLRNTQRTQSNMPTSLEGLSHLADVDLSCNDLTRVPECLYSLGSLKRLNLSSNQITELSLCIDQWTQLETLNLSRNQLTSLPSAICKLSKLKKLYVNSNKLDFDGVPPGVGKLSNLMEFMAANNNLELIPEGLCRCGKLKKLVLNKNRLVTLPEAIHFLTDLEVLDVRENPNLVMPPKPVDRAAEWYNIDFSLQNQLRLAGASPATVAAAGGGASPRDHLARKMRLRRRKDCTQDDQAKQVLKGMSDVAQEKKNMEENGDLKYGDLKIRKWDKSLEXPQLDYSEFFLEDAGRXPTFVAGVTVWQIENFIPMQVDETFHGKFYEADCYIVLKTFLDDNGALNWQIYYWIGQEATLDKKAGSAIHAVNLRNFLGAECRTIREEMGDESEEFSAVFNNEISYIEGGTASGFYTVEDTHYSVRLYRVYGKKNIRLESVPAKACSLDPRYVFLLDTGLEIFVWRGANATLSGTTKARLFAEKINKNERKGKAEITTLMQNQEPPEFWEVLGGQPEEIKKHVPDDFSPIRPKLYKVGLGLGYLELPQINYKLSVEHKDHKVKLDTLPELRLLQSLLDTKGVYVLDCWSDVFIWIGRKSPRLVRAAALKLGQEICSMLHRPKHACVTRNLEGTECQVFKSKFKNWDDVLKVDYTRAAETVQQTDSLQGKVKKDAEQKDQMKADLTALFLARQPAMPLTEAEQLMEEWNEDLDGMEGFVLEGKKFARLPEEEFGHFFTQDCYVFLCRYWEPVEYEDEEDKVKEKKQGNGGHPPGDEDEEDKQPEEDFQCVVYFWQGRQASNMGWLTFTFSLQKKFESLFPGKLKVVRMTQQQENLKFLSHFKRKFIIHKGKRKQNTDSAQPSLYHIRTNGSALCTRTIQIGTDSSNLNSEFCFILKVPFESTDNQGIVYTWVGRAADPDEAKLAEDVMNSMFDDTYSKQVINEGEEPENFFWVGIGSQKPYDEDADYMKHARLFRCSNEKGYFSVSEKCSDFCQDDLADDDIMLLDNGKEVYMWVGTQTSQVEIKLSLKACQVYIQHMRSKEAEQPRKLRLVRKGNEPHCFTRCFHAWGDFKTLPLIDKHFTNHQFICKSMRRLCLCVTQPYMSSGPPSCSAQTSQLTKRNLDTS; the protein is encoded by the exons ATGGCTGCGACCGGAGTTCTTCCCTTTATACGAGGGGTAGACCTCAGTGGAAACGACTTCAAA GGTGGGAACTTCCCAGAGCATGTCAAATGTATGAGCAGCCTGCGATGGCTGAAGCTCAACAGGACAGGACTGTGTTACCTCCCAGAGGAGCTGGCCTCTCTGCAGAAGCTG GAGCATATTTCAGTGAGTCACAACAGCCTGTCCACCTTATATGGGGAACTGCGCAACTTACCGAACCTACGG gCACTGGTAGCCAGAGccaacaacctgaagaactctgGAGTCCCTGATGACATTTTTCAGCTTGACGACCTTTCTGTGCTG gacctgagctacaatcagcTGACAGAGATCCCCAGGGACCTGGAGAACAGCCGGAACATGTTGGTGCTGAATCTGAGCCACAACAGCATTGATTCCATCCCCAACCAGCTGTTTATCAATCTGACAGACCTGCTGTATCTGGACCTAAGCGACAACAAGCTTGACAGCTTGCCACCCCAGATGAGACGCCTTGTGCACCTGCAGACTCTGATTCTCAACAATAACCCGCTGATGCATGCTCAGTTGCG ACAGCTGCCAGCCATGGTGGCACTAACGACTCTCCACCTGAGGAacacccagaggacccagagcaACATGCCCACTAGCCTAGAGGGACTCTCACATTTAGCAG ATGTTGATCTTTCATGCAACGACCTGACTCGGGTGCCAGAGTGTCTCTACTCACTGGGCAGTTTGAAGAGACTCAACCTTAGCAGTAATCAGATCACCGAACTCTCCCTCTGCATTGACCAGTGGACCCAGCTCGAGACGCTCAACCTGAGCCGCAATCAGCTGACTTCACTGCCT TCTGCCATCTGTAAACTGTCGAAACTGAAGAAACTGTATGTGAATTCCAACAAACTGGACTTTGATGGAGTTCCACCCGGAGTAGGCAAACTGTCCAACCTCATGGAGTTCATGGCCGCTAACAACAACCTGGAACTCATCCCTGAAGGACTCTGCAG ATGTGGAAAGCTGAAAAAGTTAGTGCTGAATAAAAACCGCCTGGTGACGCTGCCTGAGGCCATTCATTTCCTGACAGATTTGGAG GTTCTTGATGTGCGTGAGAACCCAAACCTGGTCATGCCTCCTAAGCCAgttgacagagctgcagagtggTACAACATCGACTTCTCTCTGCAGAACCAGCTCCGGCTGGCCGGGGCCTCACCCgccactgtagctgctgctggaggag gagctAGCCCACGAGATCACCTGGCGAGAAagatgaggctgaggaggcggAAGGACTGTACTCAGGATGATCAGGCAAAGCAGGTGCTGAAGGGCATGAGTGATGTtgcacaggaaaaaaagaacatggAG GAGAATGGGGATTTGAAATATGGAGATTTAAAAATCCGAAAGTGGGACAAGAGTCTAG AGCCTCAACTTGACTACTCTGAGTTCTTTTTGGAGGACGCGGGCAGGTAACCCaccttt gttgCAGGTGTAACAGTGTGGCAGATCGAAAACTTCATTCCCATGCAGGTGGATGAAACCTTCCATGGCAAGTTCTATGAGGCTGACTGCTACATCGTTCTCAAG ACCTTTCTGGATGATAACGGCGCTCTGAACTGGCAGATCTATTACTGGATTGGTCAGGAGGCCACGCTGGACAAGAAGGCTGGCTCTGCCATTCACGCCGTCAACCTGAGGAACTTCCTTGGAGCAGAGTGTCGGACAATACGGGAAGAGATGGGCGATGAGAGCGAGGAGTTCAGTGCT GTTTTCAACAATGAAATCTCGTACATTGAGGGAGGAACAGCCAGTGGGTTTTACACAGTGGAGGACACACACTATTCTGTCAG gTTGTATAGAGTTTATggcaaaaaaaacatcagactGGAGTCTGTACCGGCGAAGGCCTGCTCCCTCGACCCTCG ctACGTCTTCTTGTTGGACACAGGACTGGAAATCTTTGTCTGGAGAGGGGCCAACGCTACGCTCAGCGGCACCACAAAGGCTCG GTTATTTGCAGAAAAGATTAATAAGAATGAACGTAAGGGGAAGGCTGAGATTACAACCCTCATGCAGAACCAGGAGCCTCCAGAATTCTGGGAGGTACTGGGAGGACAACCGGAGGAGATCAAGAAGCATGTACCAGATGACTTCTCCCCCATCAGACCTAAACTGTACAAG GTGGGCTTGGGCCTGGGCTACCTGGAGCTGCCTCAAATCAACTACAAGCTGTCCGTGGAGCACAAAGACCATAAGGTCAAACTGGACACTTTGCCAGAGCTCAGACTG CTGCAGTCTCTGCTGGACACAAAGGGTGTGTACGTCCTGGACTGTTGGTCTGACGTCTTCATCTGGATTGGGAGGAAGTCTCCGCGTCTTGTCAGAGCCGCTGCCTTAAAACTGGGCCAGGAGATCTGCTCCATGCTGCACCGGCCCAAACACGCATGCGTGACCCGCAACCTGGAGGGCACAGAGTGCCAG GTGTTTAAGTCCAAGTTTAAGAACTGGGATGACGTGTTGAAGGTGGACTACACCAGAGCAGCTGAGACTGTACAGCAGACCGACAGTCTACAGGGCAAG GTCAAGAAGGACGCAGAGCAAAAGGACCAGATGAAAGCTGACCTCACAGCTCTGTTTCTGGCCAGGCAGCCAGCCATGCCGCTCACCGAG gctgagcagctgatggaggagtggaATGAGGACCTGGATGGTATGGAAGGATTCGTGCTGGAGGGAAAGAAGTTCGCTCGTCTGCCAGAGGAGGAGTTTGGCCACTTCTTCACACAGGACTGCTATGTTTTCCTCTGCAG ATACTGGGAGCCTGTTGAatatgaggatgaggaggacaaggtgaaggagaagaagcaagGCAACGGTGGTCATCCTCcaggagacgaggacgaggaggacaaACAGCCAGAGGAGGACTTCCAGTGTGTGGTGTACTTCTGGCAGGGCAGGCAGGCCTCCAACATGGGCTGGctcaccttcaccttctccctGCAGAAGAAGTTTGAAAGTCTCTTTCCCGGAAAACTGAAG GTGGTGCGTatgacccagcagcaggagaacctCAAGTTCCTGTCTCATTTCAAGAGGAAGTTCATCATTCATAAAGGGAAGAGGAAACAGAACACAGACTCTGCCCAGCCCTCGCTCTACCATATACGCACCAACGGCAGCGCGCTCTGCACCAG GACCATCCAGATTGGAACAGACTCGAGCAACCTCAACTCAGAGTTCTGCTTCATACTCAAg GTACCATTCGAGAGCACAGACAATCAGGGCATTGTTTACACCTGGGTGGGCAGAGCTGCTGACCCGGACGAAGCCAAACTGGCCGAGGACGTCATGAATAGTATGTTTGATGACACGTACAGCAAACAG GTGATTAATGAAGGGGAGgagccagagaactttttctgGGTGGGGATCGGATCTCAGAAGCCGTACGATGAAGACGCAGACTACATGAAACACGCTCGCCTCTTCAG ATGTTCGAATGAGAAGGGTTATTTCTCTGTGTCAGAGAAGTGCTCAGACTTCTGTCAGGACGACTTGGCTGATGATGACATCATGTTGCTGGACAATGGAAAAGAG gtatACATGTGGGTCGGGACTCAGACCAGCCAGGTGGAGATCAAGCTTAGTCTCAAAGCCTGCCAG gTGTACATTCAGCACATGCGCTcaaaggaagcagagcagcctcGGAAGCTGCGGCTGGTGCGGAAGGGAAACGAGCCCCACTGCTTCACACGCTGCTTCCACGCATGGGGAGACTTTAAAACTCTCCCCCTCATAGACAAACACTTTACAAATCACCAATTTATATGCAAATCAATGAGACGATTATGTCTATGCGTAACCCAGCCTTACATGAGCTCTGgccctccttcctgctcagcaCAGACAAGTCAGCTTACAAAGAGAAATCTGGACACATCTTAG
- the llgl1 gene encoding LOW QUALITY PROTEIN: lethal(2) giant larvae protein homolog 1 (The sequence of the model RefSeq protein was modified relative to this genomic sequence to represent the inferred CDS: inserted 3 bases in 3 codons; deleted 7 bases in 5 codons; substituted 2 bases at 2 genomic stop codons), whose product MMKFRFRRQGTDPQREKIKQELFAFNKTVEHGFPHQPSALAFDPKLDLMAIGTKSGAVKVYGAPGVEFSGLHKDTTAVTQIHFLPGQGRLLSLLDDNTIHLWELVAGAPREVGGVRKEGAVSLQEVGSYSLPGRPGIESCSATRVTVLLLLRSCDLLCIGTEGGGVYFLELPHLSLKDDQTLTQDQVTQSLPDDYRCGKSLGPVESLQEHPRQPGKILVGYSRGLVLLWDLGSGRAEQLFLGKQQLESLVWERSGNLFVSSHNDGGYSVWAVTSGNTYNQQPVSSTIPYGPFPCKAINKILWRTTQTGSPVLLYSGGMPRASYGDRHCLTVQQDKEHVTLDFTSRVIDFFTVHAVEQEKEFDEPSALVVLLEEELVVIDLQTPGWPSLPTPYLAPLHSSAITCSCHISNVPPKLWERLVNAGKAQQGRQQTHRSWPICGGKNLAPPPKHQELLLTGHEDGTVRFWDASGVALTPLYKLSTANVFHTDCDPSDDPQDPGDDPDMQQEEEWPPFRKVGCFDPYSDDPRLGIQKISLCKYSNKLVVAGTAGQVIVLGLSDERSDHLVDVSVVDLLQDREGFTWKGHDRLEPRLKPAPFPPGFQPLVLVQCLPPASVTAVALHAEWNLIAFGTSHGFGLFDYHRRNAVLARCTLHPNDSLAMEGPLSRVKSLKKSLRQSFRRIRKSRVSGKKRTITTPTSKVQEANAALAEQEEVAPVQRRIEPRSADDSLSGVVRCLCFADTFSTRWCVLTGTHHGPTLWAGNQLRQRYAYALEVPGVGSGRASERGGASEGAVCVEAVLGKRSSXLHRAPVVSICVLDGRGKPLPEPYEASQDLAIAPDMTNAHSVLLXSEAQLKVFSLPKREAKTKFKLTAHEGCRLRRWRWVVFKLHGXQDYSEHTXVCLTNLGDMHLFNVPALRPQVRYDCLRKEDISGIASCVFTRTDKVRSKAGSQGFYLISPSEYERFSLSALVVTEPLCSVQLDRLLEPTPASDGSSVQPQANGTHKSQMGQAEGQTGEAQNNLPSPLLDTPLDSPLSCADLTLDSTGEITVEDVRDFLTNVDEAXNNLKNIKEEEGRSTGILIN is encoded by the exons ATGATGAAGTTTCGGTTCCGTCGGCAGGGAACCGACCCGCAGAGAGAGAAGATCAAGCAGGAGCTGTTCGCCTTCAACAAG accgTGGAGCATGGCTTCCCTCATCAGCCCAGCGCTTTGGCCTTTGACCCCAAACTGGACCTCATGGCTATCGGCACCAAGTCAGGAGCCGTCAAAGT CTACGGGGCGCCTGGTGTGGAGTTCAGCGGACTGCACAAAGACACCACAGCTGTGACACAGATCCACTTCCTGCCGGGCCAG GGACGACTGCTGTCGCTGCTCGACGACAACACCATTCACCTGTGGGAGCTGGTGGCGGGGGCGCCCAGAGAGGTGGGCGGAGTCAGGAAGGAGGGCGCGGTGAGTCTGCAGGAGGTGGGCAGCTACAGCCTCCCAGGACGACCGGGCATCGAGAGCTGCAG tgCCACTCGGGTGACCGTCCTCCTCTTACTGAGGTCATGTGACCTGCTCTGCATCGGCACAGAGGGAGGGGGCGTGTACTTCCTGGAGCTGCCGCACCTCTCCCTGAAAGACGACCAGACGCTGACCCAGGATCAGGTCACACAGAG cctgcCAGATGACTACAGATGTGGAAAGTCCCTGGGGCCGGTGGAGTCTCTTCAGGAACATCCTCGGCAGCCGGGGAAGATTCTGGTCGGCTACAGCCGaggcctggtgctgctgtgggatCTGGGTTCAGGTCGTGCCGAGCAGCTCTTCCTGGGCAAACAG cagctggagagcctggtgtgggaacgctctggaAACCTGTTTGTCAGCTCCCATAACGACGGGGGCTACTCGGTGTGGGCCGTTACCAGCGGCAACACCTACAATCAGCAGCCAGTGTCCTCCACCATCCCCTACG GTCCATTTCCCTGCAAAGCCATCAACAAGATCCTGTGGAGGACGACGCAGACGGG GTCGCCCGTCTTGCTGTACAGCGGAGGGATGCCCAGAGCCAGCTACGGCGACCGCCACTGTCTCACCGTTCAGCAGGATAAAGAGCACGTGACTCTGGACTTCACCTCCCGAGTCATCGACTTCTTCACTGTCCACGCTGTGGAACAGGAGAAAG AGTTCGATGAGCCTTCTgcgctggtggtgctgctggaggaggagctggtggtgaTAGACCTCCAGACGCCCGGCTGGCCCTCTCTGCCCACCCCCTACCTGGCTCCGCTTCACTCCTCGGCCATCACCTGCTCCTGCCACATCTCCAACGTGCCTCCTAAACTCTGGGAGAGGCTGGTCAACGCCGGGAAAGCGCAGCAGGGACGGCAGCAGACGCACAGG AGTTGGCCCATATGTGGAGGGAAAAACCTGGCACCACCACCCAAACACCAAGAGCTGCTGTTGACAGG GCATGAAGATGGAACCGTGAGGTTCTGGGACGCGTCGGGTGTCGCCCTCACGCCGCTGTACAAACTCAGCACAGCCAACGTCTTTCACACTGACTGTGACCCCAGCGACGACCCCCAGGATCCTGGGGACGACCCCGacatgcagcaggaggaggagtggcCGCCCTTCAGGAAG gtgggcTGCTTCGACCCGTACAGCGACGACCCCAGACTCGGCATCCAGAAGATCAGCCTGTGCAAatacagcaacaagctagtggtggctggaacagctggacag GTGATCGTGTTGGGTCTGAGTGACGAGCGTTCGGACCACCTGGTGGACGTGTCGGTGGTtgacctgctgcaggacagagaggGCTTCACCTGGAAGGGACACGACCGGCTGGAGCCGCGCCTGAAGCCCGCTCCGTTCCCTCCGGGCTTCCAGCCGCTGGTGCTCGTGCAGTGCCTCCCCCCGGCCTCCGTGACGGCCGTGGCGCTGCATGCGGAGTGGAACCTCATTGCCTTTGGCACCAGTCATGGCTTCGGCCTGTTTGACTATCACAGGAGGAACGCGGTGCTGGCCCG GTGCACCCTGCACCCGAACGACTCGCTGGCGATGGAGGGCCCCCTGTCCAGAGTCAAGTCGCTGAAAAAGTCCCTGCGACAGAGCTTCAGGCGCATCCGCAAGAGCAGAGTGTCTGGGAAGAAACGCACCATCACGACCCCGACCAGCAAG GTCCAGGAGGCCAACGCCGCCCtcgcggagcaggaggaggtggctcCGGTGCAGCGGAGGATCGAACCCCGGTCGGCCGACGACTCGCTGTCAGGAGTGGTCCGGTGCCTCTGCTTCGCGGACACCTTTTCTACGCGATGGTGTGTGTTGACC GGCACTCACCACGGCCCCACGCTCTGGGCCGGAAACCAACTCCGGCAGCGGTACGCCTACGCGCTGGAGGTGCCGGGCGTGGGCTCG GGCCGCGCGTCGGAGCGGGGCGGAGCCAGCGAGGGCGCCGTCTGTGTGGAGGCGGTGTTGGGC AAGAGATCCAGCTGATTGCACAGGGCCCCTGTGGTGTCCATCTGTGTGCTGGATGGCCGGGGGAAACCGCTGCCAGAACCGTACGAGGCCTCTCAGGACCTCGCCATCGCCCCGGATATGACCAACGCGCATTCGGTCCTCC GGTCCGAGGCGCAGCTCaag GTCTTCTCGCTGCCCAAGCGTGAGGCCAAGACCAAG TTCAAGCTGACGGCTCACGAAGGCTGTCGGTTGAGG CGGTGGCGGTGGGTGGTGTTCAAGCTCCACGGCTAGCAGGACTACAGCGAGCACA CTGTGTGTCTGACCAACCTGGGAGACATGCACCTGTTCAACGTACCCGCCCTCCGA CCACAG GTTCGCTACGACTGCCTCCGTAAGGAAGACATCAGCGGCATCGCGTCCTGCGTCTTCACCAGAACGGACAAGGTGAGGAGCAAAGCGGGGTCACAAG GGTTTTACCTGATCTCTCCCTCAGAGTACGAGAGGTTCTCGCTGTCGGCCCTGGTCGTCACGGAGCCGCTCTGCTCCGTTCAGTTGGACCGACTGCTGGAACCCACACCTGCCAG CGACGGTTCATCTGTTCAGCCACAGGCCAACGGTACCCACAAGAGCCAGATGGGTCAGGCCGAGG GCCAAACAGGAGAGGCGCAGAACAACCTGCCCTCTCCCCTCCTGGACACGCCGCTGGACTCCCCCCTCAGCTGTGCTGACCTCACCCTCGACTCCACCGGAGAAATCACCGTGGAGGACGTCAGGGATTTCCTCAC CAACGTGGATGAGG GAAACAACCTAAAGAACattaaggaggaggaggggcgctCGACGGGCATCCTGATCAACTGA